The following are encoded together in the Dyella terrae genome:
- a CDS encoding ATP-binding protein: protein MKNIRAGSASFTGNSSKESVAIKPAVPSANQSYAVNRALYAVNRFTKRDTSALAAKDAKNVRLTKLRLLILGDFGLDPLTTCGRPDLLEFLGDRVGS, encoded by the coding sequence ATGAAGAACATCAGAGCAGGCAGCGCAAGCTTCACAGGCAACTCCTCGAAGGAAAGTGTTGCCATTAAGCCAGCCGTACCCAGCGCGAACCAGTCTTATGCGGTGAACCGTGCCCTGTATGCGGTGAACCGTTTCACTAAACGCGACACCAGTGCTCTGGCAGCAAAAGATGCCAAGAACGTCCGCCTGACTAAGCTGCGGTTGTTGATCCTGGGCGACTTTGGCCTAGATCCGCTAACAACATGCGGTCGACCGGACTTGCTTGAGTTTCTGGGTGACCGCGTGGGCAGCTGA
- a CDS encoding ATP-binding protein — translation MADQLPIKGWQAFIKAPAIADAIWDQLIHSSLNLTLKGESQRKLRRGHSSTDADSDQAAVAVQTGALAQ, via the coding sequence ATGGCCGATCAGCTGCCCATCAAAGGCTGGCAAGCCTTTATCAAGGCTCCGGCCATTGCCGACGCCATTTGGGATCAACTGATTCATAGCAGCCTCAATCTGACTTTGAAGGGCGAGTCCCAGCGAAAACTGAGACGGGGACATTCATCGACAGATGCCGACTCTGATCAGGCAGCCGTTGCCGTGCAGACTGGCGCGCTTGCGCAATGA
- a CDS encoding helix-turn-helix transcriptional regulator produces MAASAKTIRFIRLPAVLARVGLSRTQIYKMIGDGQFPAQVRLSARTVAWLEDQVVDWMNQRLVDAC; encoded by the coding sequence ATGGCAGCTTCAGCTAAAACGATTCGATTCATTCGCCTTCCCGCCGTTCTGGCGAGGGTTGGCCTGTCTCGTACGCAGATCTACAAGATGATCGGCGATGGACAGTTCCCGGCGCAGGTCCGCCTATCCGCAAGGACGGTGGCGTGGTTAGAAGATCAAGTCGTTGATTGGATGAATCAGCGCTTGGTTGACGCTTGCTAA
- a CDS encoding IS30 family transposase — MSQRPKIYYTEAQIGLMWDRWQRGESLHQIARSFDRHHSSVRRILSETGGIRPVVRHRSARVLTLAEREEISRALMAGQSIRAVATRLNRAPSTISREIRRNGGKDHYRASRADQQAWDRARRPKECKLVRHRVLARLVAAKLQQQWAPEQIAGWLKHRYPGNEARQVSHETIYRSLFIQTRGALKKELLAHLRRTRAMRRSRHHTQKTADHAQITGAISIRERPAEVEDRAVPGHWEGDLLFGGRNSQIATLVERHSRFVMLVQVDSRDSQTVTDKLIKHARKLPQELYRSLTWDRGSEMAQHQRFTLATDITVYFCDPYNPWQRGSNENTNGLLRQYFPKGMDLSGVTQAQLNAVARRLNRRPRKTLNFETPAERFHQFVATTG, encoded by the coding sequence ATGTCCCAGCGACCAAAGATTTATTACACCGAAGCCCAGATAGGGCTGATGTGGGATCGATGGCAACGTGGCGAGTCACTTCATCAGATCGCCCGGTCGTTCGATCGACACCATTCGTCGGTACGCCGGATTCTGTCGGAAACCGGTGGCATCCGGCCCGTGGTGCGCCACCGCTCGGCCCGAGTGTTGACGCTTGCCGAGCGCGAGGAGATATCCAGGGCGCTGATGGCAGGCCAATCGATCCGTGCCGTGGCCACGCGATTGAACCGGGCGCCGTCGACCATCAGTCGGGAGATCCGGCGCAACGGTGGGAAGGATCACTATCGTGCTAGCCGCGCTGACCAGCAGGCCTGGGATCGGGCCCGACGCCCCAAGGAATGTAAGTTAGTCCGTCATCGCGTCCTGGCACGCCTGGTAGCCGCTAAGCTGCAGCAACAGTGGGCGCCGGAACAGATTGCCGGCTGGCTCAAACATCGATATCCGGGCAATGAGGCGCGTCAGGTGTCGCACGAAACGATCTACCGCAGTCTCTTCATTCAGACGCGCGGAGCCCTGAAAAAAGAGCTTTTGGCGCACTTGCGGCGTACCCGGGCCATGCGCCGCTCGCGACACCATACGCAGAAGACGGCTGATCATGCGCAGATTACCGGTGCGATCTCGATCCGCGAGCGTCCTGCCGAGGTCGAGGACCGGGCCGTACCGGGCCATTGGGAAGGCGATCTGTTGTTTGGCGGCCGGAACAGCCAGATCGCCACGCTGGTCGAGAGGCACTCGCGCTTTGTCATGCTGGTGCAGGTGGATAGTCGGGATAGCCAGACGGTGACCGACAAGTTGATCAAACACGCACGCAAACTTCCGCAGGAGCTGTATCGATCGCTGACCTGGGACCGAGGGTCGGAGATGGCCCAACATCAGCGCTTCACATTGGCCACCGACATCACGGTTTATTTCTGCGATCCCTACAACCCATGGCAGCGTGGGTCGAACGAGAACACCAACGGCCTTCTGCGGCAGTATTTCCCCAAGGGCATGGATCTATCCGGGGTTACCCAAGCGCAACTCAATGCCGTAGCCAGGCGTTTGAACAGAAGGCCGCGAAAGACTCTAAACTTCGAAACACCGGCCGAACGATTTCATCAATTCGTTGCAACGACCGGATGA
- the bcsG gene encoding cellulose biosynthesis protein BcsG — MGFWNLYFIAKLYLAAKGSIQPIWWLNLLFALALLVPLHKRWQRVVKQIAAVLLGAALLYHESDLPPFGYVLRQIPALASFSPTYLMELARRVFTPAMVYIPIVVIVVYAVINRWVRVTTFVVLALIVFPLWQGMDTLIAKSRQGDSYAAANPRADANAANAGATGATGSYDEQLAAFHHTEKSRRVAFFPPDKDPDSQFDIIVIHICSLSWDDLDVVNMRDNPLFGKFDYVFKNFSSAASYSGPAAIRLLRASCGQESHQELYGAAPQECHVFADLAAAGYDVQFMMNHNGRFDDFIGTVQREIGLSGIQPQPTDGLPPFMREFDGSQLVNDYDALARWYQGVAAKKGGPVALYYNTVSMHDGNRLPNNNMTSLQSYPIRLTRLLGDIDRLTEVIAHSGRKAMIIFVPEHGAALRGDAGQISGLREIPTPRIINVPVGVKLVGLPPGKAPAGHTISIDTPTSYLALAQLMSNLVANSPFKADAPALDQYAHDLPQTRLVGENENTVTLSTANGYVIHTPDGVWMEGK, encoded by the coding sequence ATGGGATTCTGGAATCTCTATTTCATTGCCAAGCTCTATCTGGCCGCGAAGGGCAGCATCCAGCCGATTTGGTGGCTCAACCTGCTGTTTGCGTTGGCGCTGCTGGTGCCACTGCATAAGCGTTGGCAGCGCGTGGTGAAGCAGATCGCGGCTGTGCTGCTGGGGGCGGCATTGCTTTACCACGAATCAGATCTGCCGCCGTTTGGTTACGTGCTCAGGCAGATTCCTGCGCTGGCGTCGTTCTCGCCCACCTATCTGATGGAGCTGGCCCGTCGCGTGTTCACGCCTGCGATGGTCTACATCCCGATTGTCGTCATCGTGGTCTATGCGGTCATCAACCGTTGGGTGCGTGTTACCACCTTCGTAGTGCTGGCGTTGATCGTCTTTCCACTGTGGCAAGGCATGGACACGTTGATCGCCAAGTCGCGGCAGGGGGATAGCTACGCTGCAGCGAACCCACGAGCCGATGCGAATGCCGCCAATGCGGGCGCCACGGGAGCCACCGGAAGCTACGACGAGCAATTGGCTGCTTTCCATCACACGGAGAAGAGTCGCCGCGTGGCGTTCTTTCCGCCGGACAAGGATCCGGATTCGCAGTTCGACATCATCGTCATCCACATCTGTTCGTTGTCGTGGGATGACCTGGACGTTGTCAACATGCGTGACAATCCGCTGTTCGGCAAATTCGACTATGTGTTCAAGAACTTCAGTAGCGCAGCCAGTTACAGCGGACCCGCAGCGATCCGCTTGCTGCGCGCGTCGTGCGGACAAGAGAGCCACCAAGAGCTGTACGGCGCCGCGCCGCAGGAGTGCCACGTGTTTGCAGACTTGGCGGCCGCTGGCTACGACGTGCAGTTCATGATGAACCACAACGGACGCTTCGATGATTTCATCGGCACCGTCCAACGCGAAATAGGCCTGTCCGGCATTCAGCCGCAGCCGACTGATGGCCTGCCGCCCTTCATGCGGGAGTTCGACGGTTCCCAACTGGTCAACGATTACGACGCGTTGGCGCGCTGGTATCAGGGCGTTGCCGCCAAGAAGGGTGGGCCGGTGGCGTTGTACTACAACACGGTATCGATGCATGACGGAAATCGCCTGCCCAACAACAATATGACCAGCCTGCAGTCCTATCCCATCCGGTTGACCCGGTTACTGGGCGACATCGACCGGCTCACTGAGGTGATCGCGCACTCGGGCCGCAAGGCCATGATCATCTTCGTACCCGAACATGGTGCCGCGCTGCGGGGCGACGCAGGGCAAATTTCTGGCCTGCGCGAGATCCCCACGCCACGCATTATCAACGTTCCGGTCGGTGTGAAACTGGTCGGCCTGCCACCGGGCAAAGCGCCGGCAGGGCACACCATTTCCATCGACACGCCCACCAGCTACCTGGCGCTTGCCCAATTGATGTCGAACCTTGTGGCCAACAGCCCATTCAAGGCCGATGCACCGGCGCTGGACCAGTACGCGCATGATCTGCCGCAGACCCGTCTGGTGGGCGAAAACGAGAACACCGTGACCCTGAGTACCGCTAACGGCTACGTGATCCACACACCAGATGGCGTCTGGATGGAGGGCAAGTGA
- a CDS encoding sensor histidine kinase produces the protein MTRLSSPRLGNGLPLRVSLLASLPIALCMAVMALPELGRAYAGVYRAFYAACFLCWVVPLSLLQRDLWRRDVSVRVSVPLLLLATYVPSVINNTAAQAAAVHWQLVSHFEVRRIFAGLDGCWLALIAFCAAHALLQHYDALQLARRREAEAVALAREAELRALQYQLHPHFLFNTLNSISSLVVGGRGEEATHMIARLGDLLRATLERSDQREVTLAEELSLTEHYLDIEKARLGSRLHVTLRVGAGLLQALLPPLLLQPLVENAIRHGITLRPEGGELRLHMERDEGALVIELHNDGMSKVMTARAEPSTTIGLANVKQRLQTLYPGRHQVTFAMDDDGACTVRLAIPLRLATRNVPSEASDT, from the coding sequence ATGACACGCCTTTCCTCACCCAGGCTGGGCAACGGCCTGCCGTTGCGGGTTTCGCTGCTGGCTTCGCTGCCCATTGCACTATGTATGGCGGTGATGGCGCTGCCCGAGCTTGGCCGGGCCTACGCCGGTGTCTACCGGGCGTTTTATGCCGCCTGTTTCCTGTGCTGGGTCGTGCCACTCAGCCTGCTGCAACGCGACCTGTGGCGTCGCGACGTGTCGGTGCGCGTCAGCGTGCCCCTACTGTTGCTGGCGACCTATGTGCCATCCGTCATCAACAATACCGCGGCCCAGGCTGCTGCGGTGCATTGGCAACTGGTGAGCCACTTTGAGGTTCGCCGCATCTTCGCGGGGCTGGATGGCTGCTGGTTGGCGCTCATTGCCTTCTGCGCCGCCCACGCGTTGTTGCAGCACTACGACGCCCTGCAGCTGGCCCGTCGTCGCGAGGCCGAGGCAGTCGCTCTGGCGCGCGAGGCTGAGCTACGCGCGCTGCAGTACCAGCTGCATCCCCATTTTCTGTTCAATACGCTCAACAGTATTTCGTCGCTGGTCGTTGGCGGGCGGGGCGAAGAGGCCACCCACATGATTGCCCGCCTCGGTGACTTGCTGCGAGCCACGCTGGAACGCAGCGATCAGCGCGAGGTGACATTGGCCGAAGAGTTGTCGCTGACCGAGCATTACCTGGACATCGAAAAAGCCCGGCTCGGTTCCCGCCTGCATGTCACGCTGCGCGTGGGTGCCGGACTGTTGCAGGCGCTGCTGCCGCCGCTGCTGCTCCAGCCGTTGGTCGAGAATGCGATCCGTCACGGGATAACATTGCGTCCGGAAGGCGGCGAGTTGCGGCTCCACATGGAGAGGGATGAGGGAGCGTTGGTCATCGAGCTGCACAACGACGGCATGTCCAAAGTCATGACTGCCCGGGCGGAGCCATCGACGACCATTGGCCTCGCCAACGTCAAGCAGCGCCTGCAGACGCTCTACCCCGGACGTCACCAGGTGACGTTTGCGATGGATGATGACGGGGCATGCACGGTTCGCCTAGCGATACCGCTACGACTGGCCACTCGGAACGTGCCTTCAGAGGCCTCCGACACATGA
- a CDS encoding recombinase family protein — protein sequence MTEAIVGYARVSSAGQSLDVQRDKLKGFGCTRIFSEKRSGRQADSRPELQACLQFVRDGDTLVISRLDRMARSILDLSKIADLLKKKGVTLKVLDQAIDTSTSEGMLMFSLLGAFAQFENDIRAERQTDGIAKAKEKGVTFGRKRALTPEQCKRIRTLREEERFSVPQLAERFNVGPATIYRALQEST from the coding sequence ATGACTGAGGCCATTGTTGGGTACGCCCGGGTAAGCAGTGCCGGGCAATCGCTGGATGTGCAACGCGACAAGCTGAAGGGTTTTGGCTGCACTCGGATCTTTTCCGAGAAGCGGTCAGGAAGACAGGCGGACAGTCGCCCCGAGCTTCAGGCATGTCTTCAGTTCGTTCGGGATGGAGACACGCTAGTGATCAGCCGGTTAGACCGCATGGCTCGATCCATCTTGGATCTATCGAAGATCGCTGACCTACTCAAAAAGAAGGGCGTCACCCTTAAGGTCTTGGATCAGGCGATTGATACCAGTACGTCAGAGGGGATGCTGATGTTTAGTCTGCTTGGAGCTTTCGCCCAGTTCGAGAACGATATACGAGCGGAACGGCAAACTGACGGTATCGCCAAGGCCAAAGAGAAGGGGGTGACCTTTGGACGAAAGCGAGCCCTGACGCCTGAGCAGTGCAAGCGGATCAGGACGCTAAGGGAAGAAGAGAGATTCTCTGTTCCCCAGCTGGCAGAACGGTTTAACGTTGGACCGGCAACAATCTATCGAGCGCTACAAGAATCCACCTGA
- a CDS encoding acyltransferase family protein, whose product MRIPGLDLLRTLAIVWVMLFHSYLVGGLGDHLAGAEWYGWMGVDLFFVLSGFLIGTQVLRPIAAGGALDLCDFYRRRAFRILPVFFVVLALYALWPAWRETPGMQPLWQFSTFTFNLLFDQQENYAFSHAWSLCVEEHFYLLFPFAALWMLRKPSAARFGVLCGAIVFGGMALRAWLWLHYYQPAVARDDEPSGLMFLRYIYYPTYSRLDGLLAGVALAACAVFRPTWLARVHRFGNLVLLLGLALLATSIALFTRRLGFVATVMGYPLLSLALVAIVAAASGGTSWLARVHVPGAGWLAGISYSMYLSHKGIFHLVEGAWANRLQQHGLVLFAVYVVATVAGGASLHGFVERPFLRWRDRGTRRRTQVRREADVLG is encoded by the coding sequence ATGCGCATTCCCGGTCTCGATCTGCTTCGCACTCTCGCCATCGTGTGGGTGATGCTGTTCCACTCCTACCTGGTTGGTGGCCTCGGCGACCATCTGGCCGGTGCGGAGTGGTATGGCTGGATGGGCGTGGACTTGTTCTTCGTGTTGAGCGGCTTCCTGATCGGTACGCAGGTGCTGCGCCCCATCGCGGCTGGCGGGGCGCTGGATCTCTGCGACTTCTACCGCCGCCGGGCGTTTCGCATCCTTCCCGTGTTCTTCGTGGTGCTTGCCTTGTATGCACTATGGCCGGCCTGGCGTGAAACCCCTGGTATGCAGCCCCTCTGGCAGTTCTCCACGTTCACCTTCAACCTGCTGTTCGATCAGCAGGAGAACTATGCTTTTTCGCATGCCTGGTCGCTGTGCGTTGAAGAGCATTTCTACCTGTTGTTTCCCTTCGCCGCGCTATGGATGCTGCGCAAGCCGTCGGCAGCCCGCTTTGGCGTGTTATGCGGCGCTATCGTGTTCGGCGGCATGGCCCTGCGCGCCTGGCTCTGGCTGCACTACTACCAGCCGGCCGTCGCCCGGGACGACGAACCGTCGGGCCTAATGTTCCTGCGCTATATCTACTACCCCACATATTCGCGGCTGGACGGCTTGCTCGCTGGCGTGGCGCTCGCGGCCTGCGCTGTGTTCCGCCCAACGTGGCTGGCTCGCGTGCACCGTTTCGGCAACCTTGTCCTCCTGCTGGGGCTGGCATTGCTCGCCACGTCCATCGCGCTATTCACGCGGCGCCTTGGCTTTGTCGCCACGGTTATGGGATATCCGCTGCTGTCCCTGGCGCTCGTGGCTATTGTGGCTGCCGCCAGCGGCGGTACGTCGTGGCTCGCCCGCGTGCATGTTCCTGGCGCGGGTTGGCTGGCCGGCATCTCATACAGCATGTACTTGAGCCACAAGGGCATCTTTCATCTGGTGGAAGGCGCCTGGGCGAATCGGCTTCAACAACATGGTCTTGTACTGTTCGCCGTGTATGTCGTCGCGACGGTGGCCGGGGGTGCGTCGCTACACGGTTTTGTCGAGCGCCCATTCCTTCGTTGGCGCGACCGGGGTACGCGACGACGCACACAAGTCCGGCGGGAGGCAGATGTGCTGGGCTAG
- a CDS encoding energy transducer TonB → MGAWLIGQQALADSQESLQSGHCTSTFTYRYRPVPPYPATARKQHHAGTTVLDIVVNPDGTPNAVKVYGSSGYPELDQSALATAGTWHFSPVTCKENGLPTQGHIRVPITFGA, encoded by the coding sequence ATGGGAGCATGGTTGATCGGTCAGCAAGCGCTCGCTGATTCGCAGGAGAGCCTGCAAAGCGGCCACTGTACGTCGACCTTCACTTATCGCTACCGGCCCGTTCCCCCGTATCCAGCGACCGCCCGAAAGCAGCACCACGCAGGTACGACGGTGCTCGACATTGTTGTAAACCCGGACGGGACGCCGAACGCAGTAAAGGTATATGGCAGTAGCGGATATCCGGAACTGGACCAGTCGGCGCTTGCCACAGCCGGCACTTGGCATTTCTCTCCTGTGACCTGCAAAGAGAATGGACTACCTACTCAAGGTCACATTCGTGTTCCCATTACCTTTGGAGCATAG
- a CDS encoding GGDEF domain-containing protein: MPSTVPSGESINRRFRYIVTTLYLVVVGLVLWLFGTQWRGYWDAYEADKEFIAVQAALRAMADVSSERRPTFAVLVADAAPSAEQLNAMTAARQETDTRLNKLGTALHDPDCRHCASLVPQWERTRSQLADARQHLDALRSMARNEHTNTAALDGFAHLADTIPQLSSIAETGAMGVIRENADVQSYLLVARLSALLREHAGMLVSQFAPALIARRTLTEQETFDIARTLGKIDQLRLLMEPSIRVLPALLRSDYADIDKRYFGDALTLIDHLRQSAQRPSGADELPLRVYERYGPLIIPINRFRDDALALTQSTIRDSLRWHLIYLVASGIFAALLTGLLLLMIWRFRERIIRPFVEARRVILAIASGNPSVSLPRKQYGSEVRELFSALRVLKENDARRLKLEKERKRLIGELKTMAETDTLTGLLNRRAFESRSHVLLADERSNDPVVALLLMDIDHFKRINDTYGHDSGDKALVLLASVCRETVRADDIVARFGGEEFVVLSRVQESQQAHALAERLRLRLHDETTVTADGQSFGFTVSIGVAFARRDDGNSIDVESLLREADALLYRAKEGGRNRVETAPLA; encoded by the coding sequence ATGCCATCCACCGTGCCATCTGGCGAATCGATCAATCGACGGTTTCGCTACATCGTCACCACCCTGTATCTCGTCGTGGTGGGGCTCGTACTGTGGCTGTTCGGCACGCAATGGCGTGGTTATTGGGACGCCTATGAAGCCGATAAGGAGTTCATCGCTGTGCAGGCGGCGCTGCGCGCCATGGCTGACGTTTCCAGCGAGCGCCGCCCTACCTTTGCAGTGCTAGTCGCCGACGCTGCCCCGAGCGCGGAGCAACTCAACGCCATGACGGCCGCTCGGCAGGAAACGGATACGCGCCTGAACAAACTGGGTACCGCCTTGCACGATCCCGATTGCAGGCATTGCGCGTCATTGGTGCCCCAGTGGGAACGCACGCGCAGTCAGTTGGCGGACGCACGACAGCATCTCGACGCCTTGCGCAGCATGGCACGGAACGAGCACACCAACACGGCCGCGCTGGATGGATTCGCGCACCTGGCCGATACGATCCCTCAGCTGTCATCCATTGCCGAAACTGGCGCGATGGGTGTGATCCGCGAGAACGCCGATGTGCAGAGCTATCTGCTCGTCGCGCGACTCTCCGCACTGCTGCGCGAACATGCCGGCATGCTCGTGTCACAGTTCGCCCCGGCACTGATAGCACGCCGCACACTCACCGAGCAGGAAACGTTCGATATTGCGCGCACACTGGGCAAGATCGACCAGCTACGGCTATTGATGGAACCCAGCATCCGCGTCCTTCCCGCGCTGTTGCGATCCGACTACGCGGACATCGACAAGCGCTACTTTGGTGATGCCCTCACCTTGATCGATCATCTACGGCAGTCGGCGCAGCGTCCATCTGGCGCGGACGAGCTTCCTCTGAGGGTTTACGAGCGATACGGCCCCCTGATCATCCCCATCAACCGCTTCCGCGACGATGCCTTGGCGCTCACGCAAAGCACCATCCGCGACAGTTTGCGATGGCACCTCATCTATCTGGTCGCCTCAGGCATTTTCGCGGCGCTGCTGACCGGCCTCTTGCTGCTCATGATCTGGCGATTCCGTGAGCGGATCATTCGGCCTTTCGTGGAAGCACGGCGTGTCATTCTCGCCATTGCTTCGGGCAATCCGTCGGTATCGCTGCCACGCAAGCAATACGGCAGCGAAGTTCGAGAGTTGTTCAGCGCCTTACGCGTGCTCAAGGAGAACGACGCCAGGCGTCTGAAGTTGGAAAAGGAACGCAAACGCCTGATCGGCGAGCTGAAGACCATGGCCGAAACCGACACGTTGACCGGCCTGCTCAACCGACGCGCGTTCGAAAGTCGGTCGCACGTGTTGCTGGCTGACGAGCGCAGCAATGACCCCGTGGTGGCGCTTCTGCTGATGGATATCGACCACTTCAAGCGCATCAACGACACCTACGGCCATGACAGCGGTGACAAGGCGCTCGTGCTGCTGGCCAGCGTCTGCCGTGAAACCGTGCGCGCCGACGACATCGTTGCTCGCTTCGGTGGCGAAGAGTTCGTCGTGCTGTCGCGTGTGCAGGAATCACAGCAGGCACACGCGCTGGCCGAGCGGCTACGCCTTCGCCTGCACGATGAAACAACGGTCACTGCCGACGGACAGAGCTTTGGTTTCACCGTCAGTATCGGCGTGGCGTTTGCCCGGCGCGATGATGGCAACTCGATTGATGTCGAATCTCTACTGCGCGAAGCCGATGCCCTGCTCTATCGCGCCAAGGAAGGCGGCCGCAACCGAGTGGAAACCGCACCGCTGGCGTGA
- a CDS encoding nuclear transport factor 2 family protein — MKLALPALMFFISPAMPLHAAEVPLDARASARAEVQQLVERFRHAILMKDGEAMRGMFLPGGSWFQGLGETSLAAVRAKKPEAWRFNSGSYEKFAKFVGTSPAAIEETFDNVRIETDGTVGTVCFDYRFIADGKQTNHGMETWQVVRESDGWKISAMLYSVIMDDVR; from the coding sequence GTGAAGCTTGCGCTGCCTGCTCTGATGTTCTTCATCTCGCCTGCCATGCCATTGCATGCAGCAGAGGTTCCGCTCGATGCGCGGGCATCGGCACGCGCGGAGGTGCAGCAGTTGGTGGAGCGTTTCAGGCACGCCATCCTCATGAAGGATGGCGAAGCCATGCGAGGAATGTTCCTGCCCGGTGGATCCTGGTTCCAGGGACTGGGTGAAACGTCGCTGGCCGCTGTGCGCGCAAAGAAGCCCGAAGCCTGGCGGTTCAATTCCGGCAGCTATGAGAAGTTCGCCAAATTCGTAGGAACTAGCCCAGCGGCGATCGAGGAGACTTTTGATAACGTCCGCATCGAAACGGATGGTACCGTGGGTACAGTCTGTTTCGACTACCGGTTCATCGCGGATGGCAAGCAGACAAACCACGGGATGGAGACTTGGCAGGTCGTTCGCGAGAGCGATGGCTGGAAGATCAGCGCCATGTTGTATTCGGTCATCATGGATGACGTCCGCTAA
- a CDS encoding helix-turn-helix domain-containing protein, translating to MAQPKKPRPKAPPAPKSLHRPEYAAVLKTLVDLRGEAGLLQAELGRKLGRSQSYVSMAERGIIRLDALQLHDWSSACGSTLTAFAKRLEKSWAKNT from the coding sequence ATGGCACAGCCCAAAAAGCCACGCCCAAAAGCTCCCCCGGCACCAAAGAGCCTACACAGGCCTGAATACGCCGCCGTGCTGAAGACTCTTGTGGACTTGCGGGGTGAGGCAGGCCTGTTACAGGCGGAACTGGGAAGGAAACTAGGACGCTCACAGTCCTACGTATCGATGGCCGAGAGGGGAATCATTCGGCTCGACGCACTCCAGCTGCATGATTGGAGCTCAGCTTGTGGCTCAACACTGACAGCCTTTGCCAAGAGGCTGGAGAAATCGTGGGCCAAGAACACCTGA
- a CDS encoding LytR/AlgR family response regulator transcription factor has product MDDESLAREGVRARLAAHADLHWVGEAGDGDEALRVMEALKPDLVFMDVQMPGICGIDVLRHMEPDRRPLAILLTAYEQFAVDAFALHALDYLLKPIDDQRFREALDRARTAMRHRGHAESAQGEYEWTERLSVRVGLRTVIVEASDIDWIEASGDYAGMHVGQQVHLLREPLHKLSLRLRPTAVSAHSSFDHRAT; this is encoded by the coding sequence GTGGACGATGAGTCGTTGGCTCGGGAGGGCGTGCGCGCGAGGCTCGCCGCGCACGCCGATCTGCACTGGGTGGGCGAGGCCGGTGACGGAGATGAGGCTCTGCGGGTGATGGAAGCCTTGAAGCCAGATCTGGTGTTCATGGACGTGCAGATGCCGGGCATCTGCGGCATCGATGTATTGCGTCATATGGAGCCTGACCGTCGTCCGCTTGCGATCCTGCTGACGGCCTACGAGCAGTTCGCAGTGGATGCATTCGCGCTGCACGCGTTGGATTACCTACTCAAACCGATCGACGATCAGCGTTTTCGCGAGGCACTGGATCGCGCACGGACTGCCATGCGTCATCGAGGGCATGCGGAGTCAGCGCAGGGAGAATACGAGTGGACCGAGCGGCTTTCCGTGCGCGTCGGGCTGCGCACAGTAATCGTTGAGGCCAGCGACATCGACTGGATCGAAGCCAGTGGCGACTATGCAGGGATGCATGTGGGGCAACAGGTGCATCTGTTGCGCGAGCCGCTTCATAAATTGAGTCTACGCCTGAGACCCACAGCAGTTTCTGCGCATTCATCGTTCGACCATCGTGCGACTTGA